Genomic DNA from Gammaproteobacteria bacterium:
CAACTTTGTTTGCTCCAAAGCCTGTTAGCACTACATCAAACTCTGTCTTTTCTTCAACAGCTTCAGCTGCCACAGGTGCTGCGGCTGCCATCATAGGAGCTGCTGCAGTTACGTTGAACTTCTTTTCCATCATTTCGATAAGCTCAACTACATCCATGACGCTCATTGCTGAAATGGCATCTAAAATTTGATCTTTAGTTAATGTTGACATTGTTATCTCCAGTCATTTTATTTTTAGGACAGGCTCAAGGCACCGTCCCTACGTTCAATAATTAATTTACTT
This window encodes:
- the rplL gene encoding 50S ribosomal protein L7/L12 — protein: MSTLTKDQILDAISAMSVMDVVELIEMMEKKFNVTAAAPMMAAAAPVAAEAVEEKTEFDVVLTGFGANKVAVIKEVRTITGLGLKEAKDLVEGVPGNIKEGVSKADAAEIKKQIEAAGGTVDIK